One Schistocerca nitens isolate TAMUIC-IGC-003100 chromosome 1, iqSchNite1.1, whole genome shotgun sequence DNA segment encodes these proteins:
- the LOC126237530 gene encoding uncharacterized protein LOC126237530 produces MARVARLQLALAAALLAAAALAAPSSLLDAPSDAAAAADCNKDETVYDQRQNGSENYRVHVDGVVVAVVPAEVLVPLVVGASSNSDLEHQLEELLASAGAGSGGSGSASGKPQPPAEGGHSKPPAKPTPPPPTPQSTTSEDSKLPQGGEKPNKGKLRLSHLLLPLLRRL; encoded by the exons ATGGCGCGCGTCGCCCGCCTCCAGCTGGCTCTGGCCGCCGccctgctcgccgccgccgccctcgcCGCCCCATCCTCCCTACTGGACGCCCCCAGCGACGCCGCCGCTGCTGCAGACTGCAACAAG GACGAGACGGTGTACGACCAGCGGCAGAACGGCTCAGAGAACTACCGCGTGCACGTGGACGGCGTGGTGGTGGCCGTGGTGCCGGCCGAGGTGCTGGTGCCGCTCGTGGTGGGCGCCTCCTCCAACAGCGACCTGGAGCACCAGCTGGAGGAGCTGCTCGCCAGCGCCGGAGCCGGAAGTGGGGGCTCGGGCTCAGCCTCCGGCAAGCCGCAGCCGCCTGCAGAGGGCGGTCACTCCAAGCCGCCCGCCAAGCCGACGCCTCCTCCACCCACACCTCAGTCCACCACCTCTGAGGACAGCAAGCTGCCTCAGGGAGGCGAGAAGCCCAATAA